From the Deferribacterota bacterium genome, the window TAAAGATAAATATACTGCATATGCAGAGTTAAAACCTATGCATGGTTATTTTATAAGGGTATTGCCTGGTGTGAAGGTTGATAAGCCCATCCAAGCTTGTTTAATGATGCAAGAGAATGCAAAAGTGCAAAATGTTCATAATATAATAATTGTTGAAGAAGGTGCAGAGGCTCAGCTGATAACTGGATGTGCTGTACCACCTAAGGTTAAAGAGGGTTTGCATATTGGTATTTCTGAATTTTATGTAAAAAAGAATGCAAAGCTAACATTTACAATGATACATAATTGGGCAGATGACTTTCATGTGAGACCAAGATCAGCAACAATTGTTGAGGAAAATGCTACATTTATTAGTAATTATGTATTATTAAAACCTGTCAAATCTGTTCAGATGTTTCCTTCTGCTAATTTAATTGGTAAAAATGCAAAAGCCCAGTTTAACTCAATCCTCTATGGGAAAGAAGGATCTAACATAGACGTTGGTTCAAAGGTAATATTGTCTGGTGACAATACTTCAGGGCAGGCAATCTCAAGAGCGATTGTTGATGATAATTCTACAATTTATGCAAGGGGTACATTAATTAGTAAGAATGATAGTGCAAAAGCACATTTAGATTGTAGAGGTATTTTAGCTTCTAAAAGTGCCACAATGTATGCTATTCCAGAGCTTGTAGCTGATAAAGCACCAAAAAGCAATTTATCACATGAGGCAGCAATTGGTCCAATTGGTGAGGAAGAGATAGAATACTTAATGTCAAGAGGTTTGAGCAAAGATGAAGCTGTTACCCTAATAACACAAGGGTTTTTGAATACTAAAATACTTGGCCTTCCAAAGGTATTAGAGAAGAATATACAAAAAATGATATCAAAAACACAAAAAGATACAATGTAAAATTTGATTTTACAATATTTTCATATACCAGAGGTAGTTTAAAAAATATGGCTATTTAAACAAAATAGCCATATTTTTTATGTTATTCTTGCAGTATTGGAGCTGTTAGTTAGATGAACTACATGTAATATAGATAATTTTTTATATGAGAATATTTTTGTATGGTTTATGTCAAAAATAATTAAATGTCAATTTCATTTGTAAAGTATTCTATATATTTTTAATTTTTCCAACTCATTGTTATGTATTGTTGTATATAGTCTAAAATATTATATTTTAGTAAATATAATTAATTCTTATCTTATTTTTATCTATATTTGTGAAATTCCCCCTTTAATTTGCAAAAAAACTATATTTAAAAATATTAATTATTTTAATTTATAAATAATAAGATTATTTATAATATTAATAATCTTTGATTCTCACGAATTAATTATAAAAAAAATATATTGACTTTGTCTATTATCTATGTTAAAGAACAATTAACATTTTATTAAATTATAAAATTATATTATTTTGGAGGTTTTTTTTATGGCTTTTATCATAGGTGTAGTTGGTGCTGGCCAGATGGGAAGTGGTATAGCATATGTATGCGCTCTTAACGGTTTTAAAGTTGAATTACAAGATATATCAAGTGAACAGCTAGAAAAATCATTAGCCACAATAGAAAGCAATTTAAAAAAACAGTCTAAAAAAGGTACAATATCTGATGAGCAGGTAAAAGAAGCACTAGGTAGAATAAATAGAGTTAATAAATTAGATGAATTAAAAGATGCCTCAATTATAATTGAAGCTGCTACTGAAAAAGAGGATATAAAGATTGATATATTTAGAAAACTAGATGAAGTTACTAGCGATGAAGTGATTTTAGCATCAAATACCTCTTCGATATCAATAACAAAAATAGCGGCAGCAACTAGCAGACCTTCAAAGGTTATAGGTATGCATTTTATGAATCCCGTTCCTGTTATGAAGCTAGTTGAAGTTATAAGGGGTTTGGCTACAAGTGATGAAACATATCAGTTTGTAGTTGAATTGGCTAAAAAACTTGGTAAGGAACCTGTATTGTCGAAAGATTATGCTGGATTTATTGTTAATCGTATCTTAATTCCTATGATTAATGAGGCTATTTTTACATACTATGAAGGCATAGGAACAATTGAGGATATAGATAAGGCTATGAAATTAGGAACAAATCAACCAATGGGGCCCTTTACATTAGCAGATTTTATAGGCCTCGATACAGTATTATACATTCTAGAGATTTTGTATAACGAGTTTAAAGATCCTAAATATAGACCTTGCCCACTATTATATAAAATGGTTAGTGCTGGTTATTTTGGCAGAAAAAGTGGTAAAGGTTTTTATAATTATGAATAAAAATTATGAGGCTATATATGGATTATAAAACATTAATAGTGGAAGAAAATATTGATTATATCTTATTAAAAATCAATAGACCAGATAAGTTAAATGCAATTAATTTAGAGGTTGTTAGAGAGTTTAGAGATTTTATAAGTACAACAGAAAAAAAGGAAAATATAAGAGCTATAATATTAACTGGTTCAGGCGAAAAGGCTTTCGTAGCTGGTGCTGATATAAAAG encodes:
- a CDS encoding SufD family Fe-S cluster assembly protein — protein: MQIDLAKKYKELAQSAINKKAEYGLDIDLTSYEEVQEFEEGNDLDKMPSEIKEAALLAGVDFTEGNRSGSFMQINHSVIYKKIMESYENKIEIMSVNEALDKYPEMSQYWWQAVNVDKDKYTAYAELKPMHGYFIRVLPGVKVDKPIQACLMMQENAKVQNVHNIIIVEEGAEAQLITGCAVPPKVKEGLHIGISEFYVKKNAKLTFTMIHNWADDFHVRPRSATIVEENATFISNYVLLKPVKSVQMFPSANLIGKNAKAQFNSILYGKEGSNIDVGSKVILSGDNTSGQAISRAIVDDNSTIYARGTLISKNDSAKAHLDCRGILASKSATMYAIPELVADKAPKSNLSHEAAIGPIGEEEIEYLMSRGLSKDEAVTLITQGFLNTKILGLPKVLEKNIQKMISKTQKDTM
- a CDS encoding 3-hydroxybutyryl-CoA dehydrogenase; amino-acid sequence: MAFIIGVVGAGQMGSGIAYVCALNGFKVELQDISSEQLEKSLATIESNLKKQSKKGTISDEQVKEALGRINRVNKLDELKDASIIIEAATEKEDIKIDIFRKLDEVTSDEVILASNTSSISITKIAAATSRPSKVIGMHFMNPVPVMKLVEVIRGLATSDETYQFVVELAKKLGKEPVLSKDYAGFIVNRILIPMINEAIFTYYEGIGTIEDIDKAMKLGTNQPMGPFTLADFIGLDTVLYILEILYNEFKDPKYRPCPLLYKMVSAGYFGRKSGKGFYNYE